DNA sequence from the Lycium barbarum isolate Lr01 chromosome 5, ASM1917538v2, whole genome shotgun sequence genome:
TTATTTAAGTAAAATTTAAAAATAcatattaaaattttcaataacacatagataaataaaaatattaaatattgATATAATATCAACACGATGATTTAAATATACTAAAAAACTACAACcaaaataatattcaaaatagAATAAAGCATCATTAATTAGAAATAAATGGATTAGTGAGGGGTATACCTGGTAAATACTTATTAATGGTATGGATATTTTTAtcttgaaaaaaataattttctgctTCTGCTTTTTTCAAGAAGTAGAAATTTTCTGCTTCTCCGCAACCACAGAAAAACTGTTTCTGCTTCTACTTAAAAGCAGTTTTTAtaattggccaaacacctcatacataaaaaaaaaaaaaaaaaaaaaaaagaagcacttTTGACCTCAAAACCGCTAGGCCAAAGAGGCTCTAATTAAACACACTTTTTCATCTGGTACGGGGATTCTTACTTCTATAGAAACAATTTCTTTTTGACATATACTGGTAACTAAATCCATTAATTGACATATAACTACTAGGTCACTATTGCAATTGAGCGACAATCGTTTTCACTCAACTACAAGGTGTTATTTATATCCTTGAAGTCATGATACTTTTTGAGAGTAGTACCTCTTGAACAGGGCATGTTTCTAATAATTCACCATTTTCTTGTATAATCATCTGAGAGTGAGTTGCCCGAGTAATCGTATGGCGAAGGATTCTTTAAAACGAAAGCCTTCTTATTAGGACCTTTTTCATCTTTAGTGTTCGAATTCGAAACCTTTAATTAGAAGTGAAGAAATTTCTTTCGTCCCAGTACTCTACTCTTTTAAGGTAAAGTTGTGAAGTTAATACAGATAGTTGCGCTTTTTATATAAGAGCCTACAAATGGTGTTATAAAGATGTTATATTACTTCACCCTTCAAGATTTTAGCTTGATTGGCGATTCCTGCAATTTTGTTGATAGAAATTGGCTATAGCTTGTTTTATGCGAGAATCACACTTTTGGTCCCTTAATTactaataaattttattttagtcATGATATTATCTGATCGTATATTTAACCTTCAAGTGATGGAAATGTGTGTTTTTGGTTCCTTTACGTAGGAAACATGttatatttaaattattttaaaaaaattactatTAAATATAGAGTAATAATACAAGCTTAACATAATACATGGATAATTAAGtggtaaaaaaaaattcaataatcATGATAAATTTGTAAATATTCCCAAGCAAATGAATGAAATTGAAAGTCAAATGTGCTTAATCGGATatcataaaaattaaaattttgaggGACCAAAAATGCTATTAACCCTTGTTTTAGTAAACCTTTTGAAGTAATTTGGGGGTAGGTAagaattttttgaaaatatattggaaaGAAAAATTTGTGGAGAAGGATAAAAAAATTGACCTCCTTTTTGCTATTGCCCTATCATTTCTGATCTATCTGAGAAGCCTTAGGCTGGAATAAAGAATATTCATAGCAAGACACTACGTACCTTTTTGATAATTGATTACCCTCTTTTTTCCCTTTCCTATTCTTGTTCCATAAACCAATCTTTATTCCAATGATTCTTTCTACTAGAATAACCAAAAAGATAAGTATCATGTAGGTATCTTCATAACACTTGCTGAATTTTAACTTTTTCTTCACGTAATGCTAGATTGTAAACGTGTGATATGGCTCAATTTCTAGATCCATACACTTCAAACCAGAAAGATTTTCAAGTATTAAAAAGTCAAACTACCGACCAACAAGTCCACAAAATAAATATGGATGTCGACAAAGTTGATCCAAAGAAAATTATACTTCCTCTAGAtactatttttttattatttcattaaaagaaatatattaaaaataggttaatttaaattttttatttatacATAACAATATCATTCGAAGCCACtaatttgaaaagtttttttttttaaactccatatcaatttttttaaaattttaatttctgGTCTGGTGGCTGATATCCACATAGAGTTCGATTAAATTCGGATCATGTGTTGCCCAACGAATTGATTTCCTGATCCGGGGGCTCGAACCCAACCAAACTCCCTATCACTCATAAGGAGGAAGTAACCTAGTAGCTAGAAGCTATTTTATTTTTAGAACAAAAAACTAAAGTTATATATACAGTTATACACTACCAATACAGTTCAATCTATTATAGTAGATTTTTTGTTAGCCAAATTTACTATTTTTCCTctcaccaatcaatataatcatAAAAATTTAACTATAATTATCTTTTAAGTAATTTAACCGAACATGAAAATTGAAAAGTATAAAATCCATCTTTTTCTCTTCCTTAATGAGTCCAATTTTGACCATgtctaaatatagaaaaaaacTTCAATCGGTTAAACAAAAAATCCTATATTTTCTTACGTGTCAACAATAAACGCGGTTGTTTTATTAAAGCGTGTCACCCATCAAACATTGCTGTCACCCACTGTGTATCATCATTACAACAAGAAAATTTTCTAACACACCAGTCTTCATCACTTCCTAAtataaaaatacttaaaaaattattttttccccCATAATTTTCATTAGGGTGTTTACCATTTTGATTAAAAATCGATTCAAACCGCAAACCGAACCAAATCGATTTAATACATAATTGTTTGGGTTTGGTTTTTGGTCAAAACCGATTCTTCatctttgttgttttttttttctttgtttgaacAGAGTCCATTAACAAAAAGACCAGCAATGGAGTTATTTCACAAAGCAAAAGCAGTACGTTTACAAAGTCATCGTGATAAATATTTAACagctgatgaagatgaagaatcaGTAACACAAGATCGTAACGGTGCTTCAAAGAATGCAAAATGGGTCGTTGAATTCGTTGAAAAGACAGACAATGTTATACGTTTAaaaagttgttatgggaagtatCTTACTGCTTCAAATCAGCCTTTTCTTCTTGGTATGACCGGTAGAAAAGTCTTGCAAACTTTGCCTAACAGACTTGATTCTTCTATCGAATGGGAACCTATTAGAGAAGGTAAATGACTATTctttctatttcaatttgtttgtggTACTTTTATTTTTAGTccgttttaaaaaaaatgtctctttaagatgacattttggtatattctacCAGAGAAAAGAGTTAAAAATACCGTTTACTTTCTTTTATTAACTAAGTTTGTACTTTATTACTATTTATACGGCGGCCGTTATCAAAAGTTAACAAAATTACCCTCAATTGGATGGATCCCCAAATGACCTCAAGTCCCCAGTTTCATTTAAAATTATCCGATTTCGGTCGGTCGGGTTAAAAAGGGAAATCGGAAAATCGAGGTTGATTTGCGGGATTTCATCCAATTGAGATGCAATTTTGTTAACTTCGGTAATGGCGGGTTATAAATAACCCCAACTTGTAACGGAGGGCAAACTTTATTTTTGACCCCTTTCCCTGCCTAagtgttactccctccgtcccaaaaaaattatcttactttccttattagtttgtcccaaaaaaattggcacatttctatatttataaataatttaattttatgagatgatttacggtcacacaaatatttaagtcttgttttagaccacacattttaaaagtcttcttttattttttaaactctgtgtcaagtcaaatcaagacaatttttttggaacggagggagtatttgctTTCTTAAACTTCGCGTcgagtcaaaaccagacaaacattTTGAACTGGAGGGAGTAAATCTTTGAAAGTGCTATATAATTTCCACGGTATAAAAATAGCCAGCAACATTCCTGTTTGACTATGAATTCTAGCTAGACATTAATTAAAAATACCAAGTTCTAACTAATTTTGATTTTCTACAACTTCGATTTACTTTTCAGGTAAACAAGTGAAGTtaaggactagatatgggcagtTTTTGAGGGGTAATGGGGGATTGCCACCATGGAGAAATTCAGTGACACATGATATTCCACATAGGACTAGTACTCAAGATTGGATACTTTGGGATGTTCATGTTGTTGAAATCTTGGCACATTCTCCCGTGCCGATGCCAACGCCTGCGGTGGTGAATCATTCGGATTCATTTGCTTCGGAATCTAGTTCTCCTAGTACTACTGGTTCGTCGAAATCTTTCGGCTTTTCTAGACAAGAGGTACTACGTAATTTGTCCAATTTTTTTATCTTTATGTTTAATGGTTTGTTTGTTTTGCAAGAAAAGGTTCAAATTTGCAACTTAGGAAGTATCTTAATTTTACGTCTCCGTTATGTTTtggaaccattttgcgaattagCAAATTGTTTCCAGTACTTGTTTATTGACTTTAAGGGGTTGTTTGGAATCCCTGATAAGTATTAGCTGATACTGGTATAAATTTTTTGAATGGTTGTTAGGGATTGTTTGGATCGTAATCCGGGATAAAGTTTGGGATTGCATTTATATGATGTTTGGTTATGTGTAGTAGCTGATACTGGTATAAAGTTTTTTAACCAAAGTCTATCCCATATTGGCTGTGGGATAATAATCCAGGGATTATTAATCCCTGTATAACTCTGTTGGGAATCAAACCACACCTAAGAGAGCTCCAGTGTGAACCGGATGGAGTTCATGTGCCAAAATATTTTGGGAAAAAAGTTATCCCTCAACTTCTGACTATGGTTTAAAATAAGACCCCATTGCACTTTAGTTTGGAGCATTTTATGGTTATGGACAAATGCTAGATGATTTGTTACATAAACAGTCTTGTATAGTACATGAGTATTTTTTTTACCCTTGTGGCTTATGATTATTAGTATTAGTCTTTTAACATGTGGTGTTCAAGTGACGAGTTAAGCTTATTTTGTCATCTGCTATTGTCTATATATAGAAGTGTCGGGTGAACCTGTTAATTTTGATGTGGATTTAATGATTATTATATCATGGTACTCAATTAtctctcttttcctttttcctCTTTTGGCAGTCAAGTGATTCTTTGGTTAATTCGCCGCCTAAGTTGGGAGATGGAAGGCTTATATACTACCACATCACAGATGAATTTGGAGAAGTTGAAGAGGGAATGGAGGGACTTTGCATAACTTTCAAGGGAAATAGTGTTGAGGATCTAAAGAAGAGATTGGAGGAGGAAACGGGGCTTGAGGAAATTACTGTGTGTACTCGGAGTCCTTTGAATGGGAAGCTTTATCCTCTCCGTTTGCAGCTTCCTCCCAACAATGCAAAtatgaatgttattattttgCCATCATCATCTAAAGGTGAGACTTCTACTGTTCTACTTGTCTTGAATTTGGTTTCATTTCATGGAAGTTTGAATCTTTAGGTCCATGATTCAGTTTCAGCATGTTTATAGCTATCAAAATAACTTGAGGTTCTTTTACATGGAGACTGTAGCGAAATGAAGAAGCATTATTGTGAATATGCATTATCACTCACTGATGCTATTGATCCTTAAGCTTTTTTGGGGGATTAGCCAAATCACTAATGTCTCGTTGAGTCATTCATGCCTCTGTTCTTGATTAAAGCATCAACAATTTCCAGCCCTTGATTTCCTTCTAAGCTCTAACAAATGTGAATGAGccctatgttgctcagactcttcaaaaGGCAACTGGGTgcgtgttggatcctccaaaaatagtgcattttttgAGGATGCAACACAGGTTGCTACatcatttttgaagagtccaagcaacataTGTTCCATAGGCAATTAAGGAACTTACTACGAAGGTTATGATAAGATTAATCCGTGGTTTCAGTATTAGGATGAGAGTATTGCTTGTGTTCTGTGGCCAActgatattgttttttttttattaagcccGACTTCATCATTCCTTCCGCTACATAATTGGAATTGTGTTGAATCCCATACACAATGAAGTTAATCTTATTGGTGTTGTCAGGCCCTTCTTTTTTCACCGTTCGATTGAATATTTTTTGCAAATTACTGTTGAATTCATCTTTGACCCCATCAATCTATTCTGTTTCTGTATATTCAGCTGATTGCATTCCCATTGTTCTTGCTAATGTGTTAAAGTTGTTCTCGTGGTGTATCAGAGGCAAAAGATTTTGCTACACCAAGAATGCTATTGTAGGCCAACGTGGGGAGCACGTACACGGATTGATGCAGTAGATGGATGTAGCTGGATTTTTGTATTAGTAAGATGAACGTCATCTAAAAGTATCTCCATTGTTTATGAAGCATTTGTACATAAGGTTGAGTGTTCTGAGAGAGTAAATGAAGATGATAGCTACTAGAATATCTGTTCTGGATGTTAATATCATACACTATCCCACggaatgatgaaaaatgaagaatTCCTTGTTCATTATTCAGAGGACATTTCTTGAACTAATTTTGTGGCAAGAAGTTTTCTGTTGTGTTATTTTGAAAATTAAATTGAGCACCATTGAGAATGAGGTGCTCCAATTTTTCTATTAAAAAGGATAAGCTGGAAGTTGTGCTTATTTTTTATTCTAAAGGAGAaaaaagccccccccccccccgccaaaaaaaaaaagaaatcaccTAACGTTGATTGCTAGTCTGGTACATACTTTAGGCTCAACGTGTTACCCAACATGAATAAATAGTTCCACAACAACTTCACCAACGGACCTAGCATAATTGAGATTGACTTCATTTAAATACAGAGATATAGTAAAGAATTTTTACATTATCATAATATTTTAAACTTCCTAAATGTCACTTGTGGATTACTATTTACTGGTGTGTTATCTTATAATATTTTAAACTTGTAAATAACAAGTAACATGCCTATATTTCACTTTAGATGGTTCATGCAATTATTTTTAAGAGTTAGCTGACCGTGTGATTTTTTTTATACACTATCAGTGTATTAACGTCAAACTCAATTGagattaggggtgtacatggactggGTTGGTttagattttttaaacaccaaatcaaatcatttttttgcgcggattgcccttcgtttggggtggtctttaaattttgcccctcaaatttgtggtttttaaattttgccattcatatttgtggtctttaaattttgctctttGCTTGGAAAGATGGGCGAATagatgaagttctgggttcgaaccctcgctcaggcataaaataaaaaaataatttcgcaaggcaggactgggggagtgtatgccggatccaacatacaatctttaagaaaaagttaaagttatgccggatccggcataactaaaagtttgcccctcaaggcaaagtctgccccttccagcagacttttagttaaacataactaaaagtctgccggagggggcatacaaaatttaaactttgccttataaggcaaacttttagttatgccttaaggaaaacttatgcCTTATgcggcatacttttagttatgttttatgggcacactcttagttaaggcattactaaaggtttaccttgagaagttaaaaaaaaaatacatatatatgcttcaaggcaaagtttgcccataaggcataagtatgccccatcggcataagtttggtaattccttaacaagtttatgccgatgggggcatacttttaatgggcaaacttttatgccggatccgacataaacttgtgaaggaattatcaggAACCGGCATATtgatgccaagtctgcccataaggcataagtatgccgggtccggcataactttgctaattccttcacaagtgtatgccgatagggcatagcgaaatttaaactctgccttgcgatttttttttttaaattttgactgtgtgggggttcgaacctgaaacacATGagatttagcgaagggcaaaatttaaagattttaaatatgaggggcaaaatttaaagaccaccccaaaagaagggcaattctgcgaattgccccattgcgtcgggtttttaaatttatacaccaaaccaaaccaataagatTCAGGTTTTTCAATCTCGGGTtgtctcgggttattcggttttctcgggttattcgggtttttttttttccggaatattcttgatacaaaacatataacttttacttcaaatatttctttagtcctagtaagatacaactatgtaattaaggtgtttcataagaaaataacacaaaatgtgagaagagtgatgacgttgtattaaaatattcaacaaaagataataaaatcggttaaaataaatattgctaattaataaaccataaagaaaatgaccataatctaaaaatactaagtcatactaaaataagtacggctaataagtattatttACATGAcacgaaaaaaaaaacttaagttatgtatttttactctctaaaccaattatgcaaaactaaagaatagatatccaacattattgtcattcctagtggtaaattgaatttcttttgttagtattagtgttgactTGGTTTTGGTTtagactttatatgagttactaacatccataggatataaaaatTATtcgcattcaaaattctaagttcaagctttaataatatgataatagattaaaaactacgaaaaaatttaagaaatatttataaattacattacaaataaatattttaaaaattgaataaatgtaatgtcgggttcgtttggttcggtttgactttttttagctaaaaccaaaccaaaccaattatggtcgggttttttttttcaacaccaaaccaagtcaaaccaaaccactagtcgggtttttttctcgatttgactcgatttatcagtttggtgcggtttgtcggtttagtTTGTACACCCCTAATTGAGATAAGTAACGTTGTTCTGTTTGGATTTGACACATTATATGTTTGCTTCCCAATTGATAAATGATGTCTCTTTTCTTAAATCACTAGTGCatttgtccgcgcttcgcgcagtcATAAAAATATCTCGTTAAATTCACAAAacaaatttttaaatattttagctCTAAAAATATTCTAAAGATTCTTTTTAGTGTTTCGATCCAATTAAATAGGATTTTTACTTTAAATTCATATTGGTGTCAATGCttcgttttttttcttttgtaatatTGGATGTCATTAAAAACGTTTGAGATAAATATGATTtagtttaaattttttattttacttttaatgaCATGATTTTAACCCAATAAAAAATTCATCGCATATTTAAGAtcataaatttttttattttttatttttttagttttatgacctGTTTATCACATTCATATATAATAGCTGACAGACTACAATCTACATATTATACTATTAATTAAGAATCAACAATATTATACATAATAGCTTTGGAAAATAATATTCTATATAGTTTTGTGACATGTTTAtcttatatttttttagttttgtGACATGTTTAtcttatatttttttagttttatgacatGTTTATCACATTCAAATACATACTATAAGTTAAGAAACAACAATATTATACATAATAGCTTTGGAAAATAATATTCTATATAGTTTTGTACTAATGTTAGCTTTCAGGATTAATCAAAGGAAACTACTGCTTTGAGAAACTGTACAAACTTACAAAGGATAGGAGAATAACCAATGTGGTTTATGTTCTTATAGTAAAAACCTAAACAGGGaaaaatcaaattaaaaaaagaCTTGAAAAAATATCTTACAAAGAAAATGGAGTCCATCTCTACATAATTTTCTTCTACATGATTTAGCGGCTTGATTACTATATTCATCCGTTTGATTATATTCTTCAGCCGACTTTAGAAAAGGTTTGTCTCCATGACCTCAGGATTTACTCGAAgcattgcttgattttttttttaattgctctTTGCCTTCAAAGAAAATTTTAAACAATGAACCTAATATTATATACTAAACATTATTTTGAATTACTTAAAAAAAAGAGTGAAAATTCTATGAACAAACGGGAGTTATAGTATACCAAATccaaaatagcaacaaaatatTAGAATATCATAAGGTGAAGAGACTAAGAGTTGAATAGCCTCGCTAGAAAAAGCTTACAaagttaaataaaaataattagtaTTTTCATAGAAAATAATTCTTTGCTTACATTCTCATCTCAGAAACATCCAACCTTCATATTCATTAGACTGGGGAA
Encoded proteins:
- the LOC132641490 gene encoding uncharacterized protein LOC132641490 isoform X1, with the protein product MEYFYKAKAVRLKSHLDKYLVADDDQENIRQSGNGKSRKARWLVELVDDGNSHFIRLKTTSGKYLTASDEPFLLGMTGKKVLQTLPEKIEDVRIKWEPIRDGFQVKLKAFGGNFLRANGGTPPWRNKVTYDNPYSSSTKNWILWNVEPVDVPENESLTDYLKLVSSFSSVSDELSGLDLGSPMSIHSSFSFSPRMAKSPLTKRPAMELFHKAKAVRLQSHRDKYLTADEDEESVTQDRNGASKNAKWVVEFVEKTDNVIRLKSCYGKYLTASNQPFLLGMTGRKVLQTLPNRLDSSIEWEPIREGKQVKLRTRYGQFLRGNGGLPPWRNSVTHDIPHRTSTQDWILWDVHVVEILAHSPVPMPTPAVVNHSDSFASESSSPSTTGSSKSFGFSRQESSDSLVNSPPKLGDGRLIYYHITDEFGEVEEGMEGLCITFKGNSVEDLKKRLEEETGLEEITVCTRSPLNGKLYPLRLQLPPNNANMNVIILPSSSKEAKDFATPRMLL
- the LOC132641490 gene encoding uncharacterized protein LOC132641490 isoform X2; amino-acid sequence: MSIHSSFSFSPRMAKSPLTKRPAMELFHKAKAVRLQSHRDKYLTADEDEESVTQDRNGASKNAKWVVEFVEKTDNVIRLKSCYGKYLTASNQPFLLGMTGRKVLQTLPNRLDSSIEWEPIREGKQVKLRTRYGQFLRGNGGLPPWRNSVTHDIPHRTSTQDWILWDVHVVEILAHSPVPMPTPAVVNHSDSFASESSSPSTTGSSKSFGFSRQESSDSLVNSPPKLGDGRLIYYHITDEFGEVEEGMEGLCITFKGNSVEDLKKRLEEETGLEEITVCTRSPLNGKLYPLRLQLPPNNANMNVIILPSSSKEAKDFATPRMLL